From one Lotus japonicus ecotype B-129 chromosome 3, LjGifu_v1.2 genomic stretch:
- the LOC130745224 gene encoding phospholipid-transporting ATPase 1-like: MDTTKNPSGDSSNFESFMHNSSSRRSATAMSIQSRSSGWNSTREVTFAHSGSKPVRYGSKGADSEALSMSQREISDEDARLIYIDDPERTNQRFEFAGNSIRTGKYSVFTFLPRNLFEQFHRVAYVYFLIIAILNQLPQLAVFGRGVSILPLAFVLLVTAVKDAYEDWRRHRSDKVENNRLALVLVDGNFQEKKWKEIRVGEIIKISANEAIPCDFVLLSTSDPTGVAYVQTLNLDGESNLKTRYAKQETQSKFHDRERVSGLIKCEKPNRNIYGFQANMDIEGKRLSLGSSNIILRGCELKNTKWALGVAVYCGRETKAMLNNSGAPSKRSRLETRMNSEIIMLSVFLVALCTVTSVCAAVWLKRHKNELNLLPYYRKLYFPEGKEDNYEYYGWGLEILFTFLMSVIVYQIMIPISLYISMELVRVGQAYFMIKDSRMYDEATNSRFQCRALNINEDLGQIKYVFSDKTGTLTENKMEFQCASIYGVDYSTAEASLEYEQAVQVDGKVLKPKMKVKVNQDLLQLSKSRFANVEGKQIYDFFLALAACNTIVPIITETSDPAVKLIDYQGESPDEQALAYAAAAYGFMLIERTSGHIVVDIHGERHRFNVLGLHEFDSDRKRMSVILGYSDNSVKLFVKGADTSMLSVIDKSSNKGIIQATETHLHSYSSLGLRTLVIGMRDLNASDFEQWHFAFEAASTALIGRAALLRKVATNVENNLCILGATAIEDKLQQGVPESIESLRSAGIKVWVLTGDKQETAISIGYSSKLLTNSMTQIIIKSNNREHCRRSLHDALVMSRKNTSASGVANYPEGSSDAITIPIALIIDGTSLVYILDNELEEELFQLASRCSVVLCCRVAPLQKAGIVALVKNRTADMTLAIGDGANDVSMIQMADVGVGISGQEGRQAVMASDFAMGQFRFLVPLLLIHGHWNYQRLGYMILYNFYRNAIFVLILFWYVLFTAFTLTTAINEWSSMLYSIIYTAIPTIVVGILDKDLSKRTLLKYPQLYGAGQRQEAYNNKLFLFTMADTLWQSIVVFFVPFIAYWGSTIDVASIGDLWTISVVILVNLHLAMDVIRWNWIAHAAIWGSIIATFICVMVIDVIPALSGSWAIFHAASNGLFWLCLLGIVIAALLPRFVVKFIHQYYFPSDIQISREADKFGNQRVNRGGQIEMHPTR, translated from the exons ATGGACACGACGAAAAACCCATCTGGGGATTCTTCGAATTTTGAATCTTTCATGCACAATTCTTCATCACGTAGAAGTGCCACTGCCATGTCAATTCAGTCCAGGAGTTCTGGCTGGAATTCTACCCGGGAAGTCACTTTTGCTCACTCAGGATCCAAGCCTGTGAGGTATGGGTCAAAGGGTGCTGATTCTGAAGCTTTGAGCATGTCCCAGAGGGAAATCAGTGATGAGGATGCTAGGTTGATTTACATTGATGATCCTGAGAGGACAAACCAGAGGTTTGAATTTGCAGGGAATTCGATTCGTACTGGAAAGTACTCTGTCTTCACCTTTCTGCCAAGGAATTTGTTTGAACAGTTTCATAGAGTTGCTTATGTATATTTCCTTATCATTGCTATTCTTAATCAGCTTCCTCAGCTTGCTGTTTTTGGGAGGGGTGTTTCCATTTTGCCTTTGGCATTTGTCCTGCTTGTTACTGCTGTGAAGGATGCATATGAGGATTGGAGGAGGCACAGGTCAGACAAAGTTGAGAACAATAGGTTAgcattggttttggttgatggGAATTTCCAAGAGAAGAAGTGGAAGGAAATTAGAGTTGGTGAGATCATTAAAATCAGTGCAAATGAAGCCATTCCTTGTGACTTTGTGTTGCTCTCAACTAGTGACCCTACTGGGGTTGCTTATGTGCAGACTCTTAATCTAGATGGAGAGTCTAATTTGAAGACTAGGTATGCAAAACAAGAGACTCAATCTAAGTTTCATGACAGAGAGAGGGTTAGTGGGTTGATCAAGTGTGAGAAACCCAATAGGAATATATATGGGTTTCAGGCTAATATGGACATTGAGGGAAAGAGGTTGTCTCTTGGGTCCTCCAATATCATCCTTAGAGGCTGTGAACTCAAGAATACTAAGTGGGCACTTGGTGTTGCTGTGTATTGTGGTCGTGAGACCAAAGCTATGCTCAACAACTCAGGAGCTCCATCTAAGAGGAGCCGCCTCGAGACTCGCATGAACTCTGAGATCATCATGCTGTCTGTCTTTCTTGTAGCTTTGTGCACAGTCACCTCAGTTTGTGCTGCTGTTTGGTTAAAACGACACAAGAATGAGTTAAATCTCTTGCCTTATTATAGGAAACTGTATTTTCCGGAGGGAAAGGAGGACAACTATGAATATTATGGATGGGGATTGGAGATCCTTTTCACATTCCTTATGTCAGTTATAGTGTACCAGATCATGATCCCCATATCCTTATACATTTCTATGGAGCTTGTCCGGGTTGGTCAGGCCTACTTCATGATCAAAGACTCTAGAATGTATGATGAGGCCACAAATTCAAGATTTCAGTGCAGGGCCTTGAATATTAATGAAGATTTAGGGCAAATCAAATATGTCTTTTCTGATAAAACTGGTACACTGACTGAGAACAAGATGGAGTTTCAATGCGCTAGCATCTACGGGGTTGATTACAGTACAGCAGAAGCCAGTCTTGAGTATGAGCAAGCTGTTCAAG TTGATGGAAAAGTCTTGAAGCCAAAGATGAAGGTGAAAGTTAATCAAGATCTTTTGCAATTATCAAAAAGCAGATTTGCAAATGTAGAGGGGAAACAAATCTACGATTTCTTTCTAGCATTGGCAGCTTGCAATACTATTGTGCCTATTATCACTGAGACATCTGATCCGGCAGTCAAGCTCATAGATTATCAAGGGGAATCACCAGATGAACAAGCATTGGCATATGCTGCCGCTGCCTATGGTTTCATGCTTATAGAACGAACCTCAGGTCACATAGTCGTTGATATTCATGGAGAAAGACATAG GTTCAATGTCTTGGGTTTGCATGAATTTGATAGTGACCGGAAAAGGATGTCAGTTATATTGGGGTACAGTGATAATTCTGTGAAACTTTTTGTTAAAGGGGCAGATACATCCATGCTTAGTGTGATAGATAAATCATCGAACAAGGGGATAATACAAGCAACTGAAACCCATCTTCACTCTTATTCTTCCCTGGGTTTGAGGACGCTTGTTATTGGGATGCGGGACTTGAATGCTTCAGATTTTGAGCAATGGCACTTTGCCTTTGAGGCAGCAAGTACTGCTTTGATTGGTAGAGCTGCTTTGCTTCGCAAGGTTGCTACCAATGTTGAGAACAATCTCTGCATATTGGGTGCAACTGCTATTGAAGACAAGTTGCAGCAAGGTGTGCCAGAATCTATCGAGTCTCTGAGGAGTGCAGGTATTAAAGTATGGGTGTTGACTGGGGACAAACAGGAAACTGCCATATCAATCGGCTACTCCTCAAAGCTCCTAACTAACAGCATGACTCAAATTATAATTAAGAGCAACAATAGAGAGCATTGCAGAAGAAGTTTACATGACGCCCTTGTCATGTCCAGAAAAAACACTTCTGCATCCGGGGTCGCCAACTATCCTGAAGGAAGTTCTGATGCTATTACAATTCCGATAGCCTTAATTATTGATGGTACCAGCCTTGTATATATTCTTGACAATGAACTTGAGGAAGAG CTCTTTCAACTAGCAAGTAGATGTTCTGTTGTTCTGTGTTGTCGAGTGGCTCCATTGCAAAAGGCTGGGATTGTTGCCCTTGTGAAGAACAGGACAGCGGACATGACTCTAGCCATTGGTGATG GGGCAAATGATGTATCAATGATTCAAATGGCTGATGTTGGAGTCGGCATCAGTGGGCAGGAGGGTCGGCAAGCTGTAATGGCTTCGGATTTCGCAATGGGGCAGTTTAGGTTTTTAGTTCCTCTCTTATTGATACATGGGCACTGGAATTACCAAAGACTGGGCTACATGATACTATATAATTTTTACAGAAATGCTATCTTTGTTCTTATCCTATTCTG GTATGTGCTCTTCACTGCCTTCACTTTGACAACTGCTATAAATGAATGGAGCAGCATGTTGTATTCAATAATCTACACTGCAATTCCAACTATTGTTGTTGGTATTCTGGACAAGGATCTTAGTAAAAGGACTCTCCTAAAGTATCCTCAGCTTTATGGGGCTGGGCAGAGACAAGAGGCGTacaataataaattatttttgttcaCGATGGCCGATACTTTATGGCAAAGCATTGTTGTCTTCTTTGTTCCTTTCATTGCATATTGGGGAAGCACTATAGATGTAGCAAGCATAGGTGACCTTTGGACTATTTCAGTAGTTATTTTGGTTAATTTGCACTTGGCCATGGATGTCATCAGGTGGAACTGGATCGCTCATGCAGCCATCTGGGGTTCTATCATTGCAACTTTCATATGTGTCATGGTTATTGATGTTATACCAGCATTATCCGGTTCCTG GGCCATCTTTCATGCTGCAAGCAATGGATTGTTCTGGTTATGTTTGCTCGGAATTGTGATAGCAGCATTGCTTCCTCGTTTTGTTGTAAAATTTATTCATCAATATTATTTTCCTAGTGATATTCAGATTTCAAGAGAAGCTGACAAGTTTGGGAATCAAAGGGTCAATAGAGGTGGCCAGATAGAAATGCATCCCACAAGATGA